Proteins encoded by one window of Pseudonocardia alni:
- the arsC gene encoding arsenate reductase (glutaredoxin) (This arsenate reductase requires both glutathione and glutaredoxin to convert arsenate to arsenite, after which the efflux transporter formed by ArsA and ArsB can extrude the arsenite from the cell, providing resistance.), with translation MEIWHNPRCSKSRAALALLTDRGVEPTVRRYLDDPPTRAELERALAALGTEDPLAITRTGEPAFRGQGLAGADRDTLLDALAAEPKLIERPVVIDGDRAVVGRPPENVLGLLGD, from the coding sequence GTGGAGATCTGGCACAACCCGCGCTGCTCGAAGAGCCGCGCCGCCCTCGCGCTGCTGACCGACCGCGGCGTCGAACCGACGGTGCGGCGCTACCTCGACGACCCGCCGACCCGCGCCGAGCTGGAGCGGGCCCTGGCCGCGCTCGGCACCGAGGACCCGCTCGCGATCACCCGCACCGGCGAGCCCGCGTTCCGCGGGCAGGGCCTCGCCGGCGCCGACCGGGACACCCTGCTCGACGCGCTGGCCGCCGAGCCGAAGCTCATCGAGCGGCCCGTGGTGATCGACGGTGACCGGGCCGTCGTCGGCCGGCCGCCGGAGAACGTGCTGGGTCTGCTCGGCGACTAG